The Planctomycetaceae bacterium DNA segment ACGTCCCGCAGCAGGACCATCCGCCTTCGCTAGGATCGCTTACAGCGCGGATTCCGTGTCCTGTTTCTTCAGTTGTTCAAACACGCGCTGGACGGCGCTGGCAGGAATGGCGTAGCTGCTGATACGAGCCGCCCGCGCGATGTTAATGCCGATCGCATTACCGGACGCGTCCAGCAACGGACCGCCGCATTGCTGCGGAAACAGGTCGGTGTCGTGCTGGAAGGCTTCCGGGAATCCGGAGTTGTGCAGGCTGGCATACTTGCCAAGCTCCTTCAGTTCGCTGTAGCGCGGAAGCAGCGCGTCATTCTGTTCACTGATGAACCGTCCAGTCAGAGTCACGGGGACGGTGATGATCTTGTTATCGCGGATCACCTTCACGTCGATCCTGTCGCCCGGCGAATAGTTCTGCAGGTGCGAGACCAGTTGTTCCGGGCCTTTCATCTCCGTTCCGCTGATTTGCAGCACGACATCGCCGCCTTTCAGACCGCTTCGTTCGGCCGCTCCCCCGGCAATCACTTTTCTGATCAGCACGCCTGACGAATGCGGGAACGGTTCGATTCCCAGAAAGGGTTTCGAAGCCGTCTGCAGCGTGTGAATATCGACGCTGATGACTCCCGGCAGAATCGGGTTGCCCCGGAAATCCGTTGTGATGACCAAACGGCCGGGATCAGTCGTGTCGTCGCCGGCCCAGGTGACAGGAGTCAGATCCGCGGCGTCGACTTTCAGCAGCGCAAGATCGTAGGCATCGTCGACGGCGACGCGCCGGAACTTCCGGCGACTGCCATCGGGGAAGACGCAATCCGGGTCAACCGCGCGATGCAGTTCGCTGGCTTTCGTCAGAATGTAGCCGTTACGCGACATGACGGTTCCCAGCGCCAGCGAGCGTCCGAATTCGTGGATCTCCACAACGGAGTTCTTAACGGCTTTGACGACCGGTTCGAATTCCTTCAACTGGTCTGGCGACCGCTTCTCATACGGCCCGACTCGGCGATGAAGTGTCAATTCCAGTTTCGTGTCTTCATCTTCGCTGTCATCATCGTCGTGACCAAAGGAATGCGGTTCGTCGCTGTCGTCCGGACGTATGCCGGTCTTCAGATGGACCGTTCGCTCCCGATCGCTGCGGCGCAAAACAACGTCGACTTCCCGGCCGTCTTCCAACTGGTCCAGCAAAGTGCTGAGTTCCAGGCGATCCGCAAACCGCTGGCCGTCGATCGAAACCAGCGTATCGTTTGGCTGGATGCCGGCTTTATCGGCCGGACCGTTTCTGATGACTCCGCGGACTTCCGCCGTGAAGTGCCGCCAGCGAAGATCGGTGCCGAAGAAGTCGGATTCGGCAAGTTCGTTGTCAAACGCCCGCAGCCGTCCCCATTCGTCACCGTTTTTCAGTCGATCCCAGTCGCGATGCCAGACGTCGATGGCGACATGGCGGTTCTCGACGATGACTTCCGTAATCATGCTGTGAATGCCGATCAGCCGACCGTCCAGATCAAATAGCGGTCCGCCGGAATCACCCAGCACAATGGCGTTATCGGAAATGATTGTCATTGCGCCGACGGACAGCACGCGGCCGAATCGCACGGGTGCCGGGCGGTCTTTGCGGAAGCCGCCAGGATGTCCCAGAGCAAAACAGAAGTCTCCCGCGCTGACCTCCGACGAACGCCCCATCGTCACGTGAGGAAACTCGCTGCCGTCGGCGGGCATCCGCTTGATCTTCAGCATGGCCGCGTCGGCGGAACGGTTCTTTCCCAGCACGTCGCATTCGTATTCCCGGCCATCCGGAAAGATGACGTACGTTGACTGTCTGGACCTGCGGCGTCTGAAGTGTGACGACTCAACGACGTGAGCTGCCGTCAATACGATTCCGTCACCGGAAACCACCACACCGCTGCCAAAACCAATTCTGTCGGTGACTCCCACGATGGCGGGCTGCACGCTTTTCAGTGCCTCCGTCAGCCGCTCCTGCCGCTGTTGCAGAGTAACTTCGTTTGCGGAAAGACTGCCGACCTGGATGAAGAAAAGGCACAGTAAAGAAGCGTGACGAATCATCTGTCGCAGCTTTCCGTTGGACGCGCTTTCGGGAAGTAGGTCCGGCAGTGGCCCGGACTGGCACGGCGTTTCGGGAACCAACACCGACACGGCAGCGATGTGTCGTATCGCAGTACCTCGAATAACGGGAAACGCACCGGTGAATCAGACACGCGAACGCCCGGGATGTGCGACTTTCCGGAATCCGTCCCCGGCATCGAGGTACCCGTCGGTCATTTTGATGCCCATTCTACGCTGCGAATGAGTGATTGCCAGACGAGGATTCGTCGGCGCGCCGCCGTCAGACAATGCAGCCTTCCGTCGGGCTGGACGCGGTCGCGTACAGTTTCTTCGCAATCCGTCCTGCCAGAAATGCGTGCCGCCCGGCCTGACATGCCTGTCGCATGGCATCCGCCATCAGGTGCGGGTTGCGCGCGCCGGCGATTCCCGTGTTGAGTAAGACGCCGTCGCATCCCAATTCCATCGCGACCGCCACATCGCTGGCCGTGCCGACTCCGGCATCCACGATGACCGGATAGTCCGGGTCGTCTTCCTTCAGGTACTCCAGACAGATGCGGATGCTGTTGGGGTTCAGAATCCCCTGCCCGCTGCCGATCGGGCTGCCGGCCGGCATCACGGATGTCGCTCCCGCTTCCTTCAAGCGCCGCGCGGTCATGGGATCGTCCGACGTATAGCACAGCACCTGAAACCCGTCGTCCACAAGCTGGCGGCAGGCGTCAATCGTCGCAACGGGATCCGGCAACAGCGTTTTCGTGTCGCCCAGAACTTCCAGCTTGACCCAGTCGGCTCCCGGGTTTTCCAGGCCCCGCAGGATTTCACGACCCAGCCGAGCGACGCGAATTGCATCTTCGGCCGAAAAGCATCCCGCTGTGTTCGGCAGAATCGTGTACTGGTCCAGATCAATGAAATCCAGAATGTTGCGGCCTTCCGCGTCAACCAGCCGTTCGCGGCGGACGGCCACAGTGATCACGTCCGCTCCGCTGACCCGCAGGCAGTCGCGCATTTGTTCGAAGGTCGCGTATTTGCCGGTTCCCACGATCAGCCGAGACTTCAGTGTATGCGTACCGAGAGTCAGCGGAGTGTCCGCGGGCTGAAGCGACTGCGCGCCGGTGGACGGAAGTTGCGTCTCGGCAGATGCGGATAGGCTCATTGTCGGTTTGTCTGGTTCAGAAAGATGGATGTATGAAAAACAGCGGATTCGGTCGTCGTCAGCCGCCGCCCACGAGCGTCACGATCTCGATGTTGTCGCCTTCCTGCAGAAACCGTTCGTGGTGTTCCTCGCGAGGGACCACGTACTGATTCTGTTCGACAGCGCAATATCGGTTGTTGATTCCCAGATCTTCC contains these protein-coding regions:
- the thiS gene encoding sulfur carrier protein ThiS codes for the protein MPTIQLNGEAREVPDEWTVADLLEDLGINNRYCAVEQNQYVVPREEHHERFLQEGDNIEIVTLVGGG
- a CDS encoding thiazole synthase encodes the protein MSLSASAETQLPSTGAQSLQPADTPLTLGTHTLKSRLIVGTGKYATFEQMRDCLRVSGADVITVAVRRERLVDAEGRNILDFIDLDQYTILPNTAGCFSAEDAIRVARLGREILRGLENPGADWVKLEVLGDTKTLLPDPVATIDACRQLVDDGFQVLCYTSDDPMTARRLKEAGATSVMPAGSPIGSGQGILNPNSIRICLEYLKEDDPDYPVIVDAGVGTASDVAVAMELGCDGVLLNTGIAGARNPHLMADAMRQACQAGRHAFLAGRIAKKLYATASSPTEGCIV
- a CDS encoding S1C family serine protease, which codes for MIRHASLLCLFFIQVGSLSANEVTLQQRQERLTEALKSVQPAIVGVTDRIGFGSGVVVSGDGIVLTAAHVVESSHFRRRRSRQSTYVIFPDGREYECDVLGKNRSADAAMLKIKRMPADGSEFPHVTMGRSSEVSAGDFCFALGHPGGFRKDRPAPVRFGRVLSVGAMTIISDNAIVLGDSGGPLFDLDGRLIGIHSMITEVIVENRHVAIDVWHRDWDRLKNGDEWGRLRAFDNELAESDFFGTDLRWRHFTAEVRGVIRNGPADKAGIQPNDTLVSIDGQRFADRLELSTLLDQLEDGREVDVVLRRSDRERTVHLKTGIRPDDSDEPHSFGHDDDDSEDEDTKLELTLHRRVGPYEKRSPDQLKEFEPVVKAVKNSVVEIHEFGRSLALGTVMSRNGYILTKASELHRAVDPDCVFPDGSRRKFRRVAVDDAYDLALLKVDAADLTPVTWAGDDTTDPGRLVITTDFRGNPILPGVISVDIHTLQTASKPFLGIEPFPHSSGVLIRKVIAGGAAERSGLKGGDVVLQISGTEMKGPEQLVSHLQNYSPGDRIDVKVIRDNKIITVPVTLTGRFISEQNDALLPRYSELKELGKYASLHNSGFPEAFQHDTDLFPQQCGGPLLDASGNAIGINIARAARISSYAIPASAVQRVFEQLKKQDTESAL